A region of Chitinophaga horti DNA encodes the following proteins:
- the rmuC gene encoding DNA recombination protein RmuC, which translates to MMALNLLLTLVAGLVAGSLTGYFVLRNLLRKHYTPNSEAEQLRIALAQRLTREQVEERYVSREVYANVQNSVRERDGQLANLQNHIFQKDNQILELSTQHTALQKANEHLEDKLDNAKKELDSLLLNAREQFKVLAEEIVKEKGKDLSDANRTSMDALLNPLKTDILSFKKTIEDTRKEDIQDLTSLKKEIESLQKMNTRLSEDAQRLAGALRSDVKVQGNWGEDRLKLILEAEGLQNYIDFTNQGTYRDEEEGLNRRPDCILRLPDGKHLVIDSKVSLNAYIEYFNAADPVVKKDSLKQLVRNINDHIDLLANKNYQSLSGLQTPDFVFMFMHFESALTLAMNESPDIFNRALQRKIVIITPTTLVATMKVVKLLWQKENRVKNVEEIFRQCGLLYDKFVMFTEEMQKVGKSISDADRAYHDAMNRLRDGARKSDTIIGKFQLIQQLEAKTTRKLPDNILNGISMLEENE; encoded by the coding sequence ATGATGGCCTTGAACCTCTTACTTACCCTCGTAGCGGGGCTTGTAGCCGGTAGCCTGACTGGCTACTTCGTCCTCCGCAACCTTCTCCGTAAACACTACACCCCGAACAGTGAAGCCGAGCAATTACGCATCGCACTCGCCCAGCGTTTAACACGCGAGCAGGTGGAAGAACGATACGTATCGCGCGAGGTGTACGCCAACGTGCAAAACAGTGTGCGGGAAAGGGACGGGCAGCTCGCCAACCTGCAAAACCACATCTTCCAGAAAGATAACCAGATACTGGAACTGAGCACGCAACATACCGCCCTGCAAAAAGCAAACGAACACCTGGAAGATAAGCTGGACAATGCCAAAAAGGAGCTGGACTCCCTCCTGCTCAATGCCCGCGAACAGTTTAAAGTACTGGCCGAGGAAATTGTGAAAGAGAAAGGAAAAGACTTGTCAGACGCCAACCGCACTTCGATGGATGCATTGCTGAATCCTTTGAAGACGGACATCCTCAGCTTCAAAAAAACGATAGAAGATACGCGCAAAGAAGACATACAGGACCTCACTTCCCTCAAAAAAGAAATCGAATCACTCCAGAAAATGAATACCCGCCTGAGCGAAGATGCCCAGCGACTGGCAGGCGCCTTACGCTCCGACGTAAAAGTACAGGGCAACTGGGGCGAAGATCGTTTAAAGTTGATACTGGAAGCAGAAGGCCTGCAAAACTATATCGACTTCACCAACCAGGGCACCTACCGCGACGAGGAAGAAGGCCTGAACCGCCGCCCGGACTGCATCCTGCGCCTGCCGGACGGTAAACACCTCGTCATCGACAGTAAGGTGTCCCTGAACGCTTATATCGAATACTTTAACGCGGCTGATCCGGTCGTGAAGAAGGATTCACTAAAGCAACTGGTACGCAACATCAACGATCACATCGACCTGCTGGCCAATAAAAATTACCAGTCACTGTCCGGACTGCAAACCCCGGATTTCGTGTTTATGTTCATGCATTTTGAATCGGCACTTACACTTGCCATGAATGAGAGCCCGGATATATTTAACCGCGCACTGCAACGTAAGATCGTGATCATCACCCCTACTACTTTAGTAGCCACCATGAAGGTGGTAAAGCTGCTCTGGCAAAAAGAAAACAGGGTGAAAAATGTGGAGGAGATCTTTCGCCAATGCGGCTTGCTGTATGATAAGTTCGTGATGTTTACGGAAGAAATGCAGAAAGTGGGTAAAAGCATCAGCGATGCCGATCGCGCCTATCATGATGCGATGAACCGCCTGCGCGACGGCGCCCGTAAAAGCGATACGATCATCGGTAAATTCCAGCTTATACAGCAGCTGGAAGCCAAGACTACACGTAAGTTACCAGACAACATCCTGAATGGCATATCGATGCTGGAAGAGAATGAATAA
- a CDS encoding DUF3857 domain-containing protein: MNKLICQLAIFLCFALPVSLHAQTNRHLPSDWEQARMTLTTITDSSLFRDDFTILLHNVTCDFILTPPEEAEGVGYYRQVHRRLRVNTQKGSDSLSSIVLPLLPNETIVFMRARVLRPGEEPVELSGRLQAAGTRQHPTSVLQIDPVPVGGELEYEIKSVVSNDLAGSEYMQAEYPILETKFTLLFPKKYQIRTVSRNGYPDAALTAAKNHRVWEVSTGLIPGKKQHVFNYYQPQLQGIQFSLQKFVTDTDKRKRDTVPYNWQIYGEEQFFKYFFLDKDEFNRLQKEMDTWAFLKQQKPLPLLIYQIEHFIKNKYQVSKFYDFDQLQDISSILRTKQTNEIGITKLMAAAFYMMRIRCQLMMVNDRERYPLDSDIANFSAARNVLLYFPDINQALAPTETSYQLPYYPPAWANIPALIASDTVIDGTSKVRTRFGRSPMPDYTTSGIRNETEIWVNDSSANTLLRSKQSFSGFADAQVKMLLGHLDANSKTSFNSTILLKPERENIVSVQAVNTTWSPVDMNAPFTLNSQYRVPYFVLGEDKTLTVTVGSLLAYQYQPVRGLPPSDQPVELPYPCYFEKKVIVHIPAGYKVKNKADFNVDLTNIDSISGLRLGMLQSGNTVTLLATEWYKQPLITGSSRAAFDRVQKAIAFLRSKNLVLEKE; this comes from the coding sequence ATGAACAAACTTATCTGCCAACTTGCCATCTTCCTGTGCTTCGCCTTACCTGTTAGTCTGCACGCGCAAACTAACCGCCACTTGCCAAGTGACTGGGAGCAAGCCAGGATGACGCTCACCACAATTACCGACAGCTCGCTCTTCCGCGACGATTTTACCATATTGCTACACAACGTAACCTGCGATTTTATACTCACGCCCCCCGAAGAAGCGGAAGGTGTTGGTTATTACCGCCAGGTGCACCGCCGCCTGCGGGTGAATACCCAAAAGGGAAGCGACAGTCTTTCGTCGATCGTACTCCCGCTCCTGCCCAACGAAACGATCGTATTTATGCGCGCCCGGGTGTTACGCCCCGGTGAGGAACCGGTAGAACTTTCGGGACGCCTGCAAGCTGCGGGTACCCGCCAGCACCCGACGTCGGTATTACAGATCGATCCGGTCCCGGTGGGCGGGGAACTGGAGTACGAGATAAAGTCGGTGGTAAGTAATGACCTGGCCGGCAGCGAATACATGCAGGCGGAATACCCTATCCTCGAAACGAAATTCACACTCCTCTTCCCTAAAAAATACCAGATAAGGACGGTGAGCCGCAATGGCTATCCCGACGCAGCACTCACCGCTGCAAAGAACCACCGCGTGTGGGAAGTCAGCACCGGCCTCATACCGGGCAAAAAGCAACACGTATTTAACTACTACCAGCCGCAATTGCAGGGCATCCAGTTCTCGCTACAAAAATTTGTAACGGATACAGATAAACGAAAGAGAGACACCGTGCCTTACAACTGGCAGATTTATGGCGAAGAGCAGTTTTTTAAATACTTTTTCCTGGATAAAGATGAATTTAACCGCCTGCAGAAGGAGATGGATACCTGGGCATTCCTGAAACAGCAAAAGCCTTTACCACTGCTGATTTACCAGATCGAACACTTCATCAAAAACAAGTACCAGGTAAGCAAGTTTTATGACTTTGACCAGCTGCAGGATATCTCGAGCATCCTGCGTACGAAACAAACGAACGAAATAGGCATCACCAAACTGATGGCCGCCGCATTTTACATGATGCGCATCCGCTGCCAGCTGATGATGGTCAATGATCGCGAGCGCTACCCGCTGGACAGTGACATTGCCAACTTCAGCGCCGCCAGGAATGTGCTGCTCTATTTCCCGGACATCAACCAGGCGCTCGCTCCCACCGAAACGTCTTACCAGTTACCTTATTACCCACCCGCCTGGGCCAACATCCCGGCACTGATCGCCTCCGACACGGTAATTGACGGCACCTCGAAAGTACGCACCCGCTTTGGCAGGTCGCCTATGCCCGACTATACGACCAGCGGCATCCGTAACGAAACGGAAATATGGGTAAACGACAGTTCGGCCAATACCTTGTTACGCAGCAAACAGTCGTTCTCCGGCTTTGCCGATGCACAGGTAAAAATGCTGCTCGGCCACCTGGACGCCAATTCCAAAACGTCGTTCAACAGCACCATCCTGCTTAAACCTGAAAGAGAAAACATCGTCAGCGTACAGGCCGTAAATACTACCTGGTCGCCTGTGGACATGAACGCGCCTTTCACGCTCAACAGCCAGTACCGCGTACCGTATTTCGTACTGGGCGAGGACAAAACGCTTACGGTAACAGTAGGCTCCCTGCTGGCTTACCAATATCAGCCTGTACGCGGCCTGCCGCCTTCCGATCAGCCGGTGGAGCTGCCCTACCCCTGCTACTTCGAAAAGAAAGTGATCGTACACATCCCCGCGGGGTATAAAGTAAAAAACAAAGCCGACTTCAACGTCGACCTCACGAATATCGATTCCATATCCGGGCTCAGGCTCGGTATGTTGCAGAGTGGCAACACCGTTACGTTACTGGCAACAGAGTGGTACAAGCAACCGCTTATTACCGGCAGCTCACGCGCGGCATTCGATCGCGTTCAAAAAGCGATTGCGTTTTTAAGGAGTAAAAATTTAGTACTGGAAAAAGAATAG
- a CDS encoding YpdA family putative bacillithiol disulfide reductase has product MNVQLLIVGGGPIGLACGLAAQQEGIDYVIIEKGCLVNSLYHYPLNMTFFSTSERLEIGGIPFVSINPKPTRPEAMEYYRRVATSKELKVHLFEEVEGVTPQDGGYAVQTSKTTYQARFVILATGFYDIPNLLNIPGEELPKVTHYYKEPHFYAMQNVLVVGANNSSVDAALETYRKGAQVTMVIREGEIGRRVKYWVKPDIENRIAEGSIKAYFHSQLKAVREHEVDIETPEGIVTIPNDYVLAMTGYQPNFAFLEKCGVQLSADAKKYPSYSGETMETNLGNVYLAGVVCGGMDTHVWFIENSREHAIRIVNNIAGKIKRLPA; this is encoded by the coding sequence ATGAACGTACAGTTACTGATCGTAGGCGGAGGCCCCATCGGGTTAGCCTGCGGCCTCGCGGCACAACAGGAAGGGATTGATTATGTGATTATTGAAAAGGGCTGCCTGGTCAACTCGCTGTACCATTACCCGCTGAATATGACTTTCTTTTCCACCTCCGAAAGGCTGGAAATAGGCGGCATCCCCTTCGTGTCCATCAACCCGAAACCCACGCGACCGGAAGCCATGGAGTATTACCGCCGCGTAGCCACCTCCAAAGAATTGAAAGTGCATCTCTTTGAAGAGGTGGAAGGTGTAACGCCACAAGACGGCGGTTATGCCGTACAGACTTCCAAAACCACTTACCAGGCCAGGTTCGTCATCCTCGCTACTGGTTTTTATGATATTCCGAACTTACTGAACATCCCCGGCGAAGAACTGCCTAAAGTAACGCACTATTACAAGGAGCCGCACTTCTACGCCATGCAAAACGTACTGGTGGTAGGCGCCAACAATTCCTCTGTGGATGCAGCGCTGGAAACGTACCGTAAAGGCGCGCAGGTTACCATGGTCATTCGCGAAGGCGAGATTGGCCGCCGGGTGAAATACTGGGTAAAACCGGATATCGAAAACCGCATTGCAGAAGGATCTATAAAAGCTTACTTCCATTCGCAACTCAAAGCCGTCCGCGAACACGAGGTCGACATCGAAACGCCGGAAGGCATCGTCACTATTCCCAACGATTATGTACTGGCAATGACCGGCTATCAGCCCAACTTTGCCTTCCTGGAAAAGTGCGGGGTACAGTTATCGGCTGATGCTAAAAAGTATCCCAGCTACAGCGGTGAAACGATGGAGACGAACCTCGGCAATGTTTATCTGGCGGGAGTAGTTTGCGGCGGGATGGATACACATGTTTGGTTCATAGAGAACTCACGCGAACATGCCATCAGGATCGTGAACAATATTGCAGGAAAAATAAAAAGGCTGCCGGCATAA
- a CDS encoding NAD-dependent epimerase/dehydratase family protein, translated as MQTILGANGIIGRELSKALQPYASVIRQVSRNPKKVNDTDQVLAADLTDYQQTVKAVEGSAITYLTAGLPYNHKVWQKQWPLIVQNTINACKIAGSKLVFFDNVYMYGHVKGWMTEDTPYRPSSKKGKVRTMIAQMLHDEMHRGALPVLIARSADFYGPGADNSVPNILVLNNLVKGGKPQWMGKSTVPHSFTYTPDAGRATALLGNTPSAYNQVWHLPTDKNALTGKEFIRIACELYGKQDAKFSIIPDWMLRVGGIFKKELAELIEMNYQYEYDYLFDSSKFEKAFHLKPTPYRTGLQETINALKKK; from the coding sequence ATGCAAACGATACTTGGGGCTAATGGGATAATAGGCAGGGAACTTTCGAAAGCATTGCAGCCCTACGCTTCTGTCATACGCCAGGTAAGCCGCAACCCTAAAAAGGTGAACGATACCGACCAGGTACTGGCAGCAGACCTTACCGACTACCAACAAACCGTGAAGGCTGTAGAAGGATCTGCGATCACCTATCTTACTGCCGGCCTGCCCTATAACCATAAAGTATGGCAAAAACAGTGGCCGTTGATCGTGCAAAACACGATCAACGCCTGTAAGATCGCCGGTTCCAAACTCGTTTTTTTCGATAACGTATACATGTACGGCCATGTGAAAGGCTGGATGACAGAAGATACGCCCTACCGCCCTTCCAGTAAAAAGGGAAAAGTGCGTACCATGATCGCGCAAATGCTGCATGATGAAATGCACCGTGGCGCACTACCTGTACTCATCGCCCGCTCTGCCGATTTCTACGGCCCGGGCGCCGATAACAGCGTACCTAACATACTGGTGCTGAATAACCTGGTGAAAGGTGGCAAACCGCAATGGATGGGTAAATCCACCGTGCCCCACTCGTTTACTTATACGCCTGATGCGGGCCGAGCCACGGCGCTGCTCGGCAATACACCATCTGCCTACAACCAGGTGTGGCACCTGCCAACCGATAAAAACGCGTTGACGGGCAAAGAATTTATCCGCATCGCCTGCGAACTATACGGCAAACAAGACGCGAAGTTTTCCATCATACCCGACTGGATGCTGCGCGTAGGTGGCATCTTCAAAAAAGAACTGGCGGAATTGATAGAAATGAACTATCAATATGAATACGATTACCTGTTCGACAGCAGTAAGTTTGAGAAAGCGTTTCACCTGAAGCCCACGCCTTATCGCACCGGACTACAGGAAACGATCAACGCACTCAAAAAGAAATAA
- a CDS encoding NAD(P)H-binding protein, which produces MSQTAIVIGATGLTGSSLVTALLDDPAFSVVKTVGRKPLTLTHPRLQQMTLSLTDIPALQGALLGDVMFCCIGTTIKKAGSKKAFTEVDLDIPVRCAEIAYRNGVKQFLLISAIGANAASPNFYLRTKGQTEQGIARTGFEGVHIFRPSIILGERQEFRLGEKIGGAIMQGLRFLLQGKLKKYRGISAEVIAAAMQKIARQKVKGTHIYESDEIQAIADNTPAT; this is translated from the coding sequence ATGTCACAAACAGCCATTGTGATAGGCGCTACGGGACTCACCGGCAGCAGCCTGGTAACCGCACTTCTGGATGATCCTGCGTTTTCCGTCGTGAAAACGGTAGGCCGCAAGCCGCTGACGCTTACACATCCCAGGCTACAGCAAATGACCCTCTCGCTTACGGATATACCGGCTTTACAGGGCGCATTGCTGGGCGATGTGATGTTTTGCTGCATCGGCACCACGATCAAAAAGGCGGGCAGTAAAAAGGCCTTTACGGAGGTCGATCTCGATATTCCCGTTCGATGTGCGGAAATCGCATACCGTAATGGGGTAAAACAATTCCTGCTCATTTCCGCGATCGGTGCCAACGCTGCTTCGCCTAACTTCTACCTGCGTACGAAGGGACAAACGGAACAGGGCATTGCCCGCACGGGGTTTGAGGGCGTACATATCTTCCGGCCGTCTATCATCCTGGGCGAACGCCAGGAGTTCCGGCTGGGCGAAAAGATTGGCGGCGCCATCATGCAGGGCCTCCGCTTCCTGTTACAGGGAAAGCTGAAAAAATACCGCGGCATATCCGCAGAAGTAATAGCTGCCGCTATGCAAAAAATAGCCCGGCAAAAAGTAAAAGGTACCCACATCTACGAATCAGACGAAATACAGGCCATTGCCGACAATACGCCCGCTACCTGA
- a CDS encoding fatty acid desaturase family protein produces MSKVTFNNKNAVFFQSLKASVDAYFEETKLRKTGNWKLYHKTAVLIPSAIAIYVVLLTVTMPVWLGVGLSALLGLILASIGFNVMHDACHGSYSTKNWVNETLGLTLNALGGNSFIWKHKHNIIHHTYTNVDGIDDDIAKSPLMRHCQTQRWVPVHRIQHLYVPFMYAISSFAWVFGNDFQKYFAKKVNTTPLKTMSNSDHLVFWLSKVLYVAFYVVIPIVVVGWKAWLIGFASMHVTLGFTLAIVFQLAHVVEETEFEAAGLEDTQIESEWAVHQIKTTSNFAPDNKIISWYVGGLNYQVEHHLFPRISHVHYPALSKIVAAECKKFNLQYHCLPTMTSAVISHFRFIRQLGRPPAVA; encoded by the coding sequence ATGTCAAAAGTTACTTTCAACAACAAGAACGCCGTATTTTTCCAATCGCTTAAAGCGTCGGTAGATGCTTATTTCGAGGAAACCAAACTTCGGAAAACGGGCAACTGGAAATTGTATCACAAAACAGCGGTGCTCATTCCTTCGGCTATTGCGATTTACGTAGTGCTGCTAACGGTTACGATGCCCGTATGGCTTGGTGTCGGTCTTTCAGCACTGCTGGGCCTCATCCTGGCCAGTATCGGCTTTAACGTAATGCACGATGCCTGTCACGGTAGCTATTCCACTAAAAACTGGGTGAACGAAACCCTGGGTTTAACACTCAACGCCCTCGGCGGCAACTCCTTCATCTGGAAACACAAGCACAACATCATTCACCATACTTATACAAACGTAGACGGTATCGACGACGATATTGCCAAGAGCCCGCTCATGCGCCACTGTCAAACGCAGCGTTGGGTGCCTGTACACCGCATCCAGCACCTGTATGTGCCGTTTATGTATGCCATCAGCTCTTTTGCATGGGTGTTCGGTAACGACTTTCAGAAGTATTTTGCGAAGAAAGTAAACACCACGCCTCTGAAAACCATGTCAAACAGCGATCACCTGGTATTCTGGCTGAGTAAGGTGTTATACGTGGCCTTCTATGTAGTGATTCCTATCGTTGTGGTAGGATGGAAAGCCTGGCTGATCGGCTTTGCTTCTATGCACGTTACCCTTGGCTTTACGCTTGCGATCGTGTTCCAGCTGGCACACGTAGTAGAGGAAACTGAGTTTGAAGCAGCGGGTCTGGAAGATACGCAGATCGAAAGCGAGTGGGCGGTACACCAGATTAAGACTACTTCTAACTTTGCACCGGATAATAAAATTATTTCCTGGTATGTAGGTGGACTGAATTACCAGGTAGAACATCACCTGTTCCCGCGTATTAGTCACGTACATTACCCTGCGCTGAGCAAAATTGTGGCGGCGGAGTGTAAAAAGTTCAACCTGCAATATCACTGCCTGCCCACTATGACAAGCGCTGTGATCTCTCACTTCCGTTTCATTCGCCAGCTTGGCCGTCCGCCGGCTGTTGCCTGA
- the nagB gene encoding glucosamine-6-phosphate deaminase, giving the protein MKNKYVMTINHQEIELIDSFEQIAVEIHPTAKEGSKAVAAEIAALIRQKQTAGEPCVLGLATGSTPKYLYAELVRLHREEGLSFKNVVTFNLDEYYPIEPDALQSYNRFMKEQLFNHIDIKEGNYHVPDGTVPKEKIKAYCEEYERKIESAGGLDIQILGIGNNGHIGFNEPGSSINSHTRLITLDNSTRLANAFDFPNMSQVPRLAITMGINTILKAKKVILLAWGSHKAKIVRRSVEGHSTDQVPASLLQQHPNTKFVIDEQAAHDLTRNKEPWLTGDCEWTPALIRKAVTGLAMKLDKPILMLTDKDYNENGLNDLVVQYGSAYELNIKEFNAIRDTITGWPGGKPGPQLPNHPERSEPAKKRVLIFSPHPDDDIISMGGTFIRLHEQGHDVHVAYQTSGNIAVTDEFVLRFIDFAVGFEGMFDISNKKSNEILEEAKAFIRSKKTSQKDTPEIRAIKGLIRRCEAKATCRYVGLPDGNEHFMNLPFYETGLVEKKPMGPEDVKLTVDLLRKLKPQQIYCAGDLADPHGTHKVCLDIIFAALEEVKNEDWAKDCWVWLYKGAWQEWDIHEIEMAVPMSPDQIVQKRLGIFIHQSQKDVVPFQGSDMREFWQRAEDRNANTADLYDRLGLQKYAAIEAFVRYHFM; this is encoded by the coding sequence CGCTGATCCGCCAGAAGCAGACAGCGGGCGAGCCATGTGTATTGGGCCTTGCCACCGGCTCTACACCAAAGTACCTTTATGCAGAACTTGTACGTTTGCACAGAGAGGAAGGCCTGAGCTTTAAAAATGTTGTTACGTTCAACCTGGACGAGTATTACCCGATCGAACCGGATGCGCTGCAGAGCTACAACCGTTTCATGAAAGAACAACTGTTCAATCACATTGATATCAAAGAAGGCAACTACCACGTTCCGGATGGCACTGTGCCCAAGGAAAAGATCAAAGCCTACTGCGAAGAATACGAGCGCAAAATTGAATCTGCCGGCGGCCTCGACATCCAGATACTGGGCATTGGTAACAATGGTCACATTGGTTTTAACGAGCCTGGCTCAAGCATCAATTCACATACCCGACTTATTACCCTCGACAACTCTACCCGCCTGGCCAATGCGTTCGACTTCCCGAACATGAGCCAGGTGCCACGTTTGGCTATCACCATGGGTATCAATACCATCCTGAAGGCTAAAAAAGTAATACTGCTGGCTTGGGGTTCTCATAAAGCCAAGATCGTAAGACGCTCTGTGGAAGGTCATAGCACCGACCAGGTTCCGGCTTCCCTGTTGCAGCAACATCCGAACACCAAGTTTGTGATCGATGAACAGGCAGCGCACGATCTTACCAGGAACAAAGAGCCATGGCTTACAGGCGACTGCGAATGGACGCCTGCCCTCATCCGCAAAGCCGTTACCGGCCTGGCGATGAAGCTCGACAAGCCTATTCTCATGCTCACCGATAAAGATTATAACGAGAATGGTTTGAACGACCTGGTAGTGCAATACGGTTCCGCATATGAACTGAACATCAAAGAATTTAACGCGATCCGCGATACCATTACCGGCTGGCCCGGCGGCAAACCTGGTCCGCAGTTGCCTAACCACCCGGAACGTTCAGAACCGGCTAAAAAGCGGGTACTGATCTTTTCTCCGCACCCGGACGATGACATCATCTCCATGGGCGGCACCTTCATCCGCCTGCACGAACAAGGTCATGACGTGCATGTGGCTTACCAGACTTCCGGCAACATTGCGGTAACCGATGAATTTGTACTTCGGTTTATCGACTTCGCTGTAGGTTTCGAAGGTATGTTCGATATCAGCAACAAGAAAAGTAACGAAATACTGGAAGAAGCGAAGGCATTCATCCGTTCTAAAAAGACCAGCCAGAAAGACACCCCGGAGATCCGTGCTATCAAAGGCCTGATCCGCCGTTGTGAAGCCAAAGCTACCTGCCGTTATGTAGGTTTACCCGATGGCAACGAACACTTTATGAACCTGCCCTTCTACGAAACCGGCCTGGTAGAGAAGAAGCCGATGGGCCCGGAAGATGTGAAGCTGACCGTTGACCTGCTGCGTAAACTGAAGCCTCAGCAGATCTATTGCGCAGGCGATCTCGCCGATCCGCATGGTACCCACAAGGTATGTCTCGACATCATCTTTGCCGCACTGGAAGAAGTGAAAAACGAAGACTGGGCGAAAGATTGCTGGGTATGGCTGTACAAAGGTGCCTGGCAGGAGTGGGATATCCACGAAATCGAAATGGCGGTACCCATGAGCCCTGACCAGATCGTGCAGAAACGCCTGGGTATTTTCATCCACCAGAGCCAGAAAGACGTGGTGCCTTTCCAGGGCAGCGATATGCGTGAGTTCTGGCAGCGTGCGGAAGACCGTAACGCCAACACCGCCGATCTTTACGACCGCCTGGGTCTGCAGAAATACGCAGCGATCGAGGCTTTCGTGCGGTATCACTTCATGTAA
- the murB gene encoding UDP-N-acetylmuramate dehydrogenase, protein MTIAQNVSLKPYNTFGLDAKARYFAAFDSKEALREILESNEWKNVPRMILGGGSNVLLTKDFDGLVLKNEIKGIHAVREDEDHVYVKAGAGENWHGFVQYCIQHNLSGLENLSLIPGNVGASPMQNIGAYGVEIKDTFYELSALHMNDHSVVNFNNAACDFGYRESVFKRQYKGQFAILSVIYKLNKKHHFNTTYGAIEQELAHMGINHLSLQAISQAVINIRSSKLPNPAEIGNAGSFFKNPEIEASQYESLKATFPELVAYPLANGRYKLAAGWLIEQCGLKGYRKGDAGVHAKQALVLVNYGGATGQEIYDLSTHVLDTVRSKFGVSLEREVNII, encoded by the coding sequence ATGACGATAGCGCAAAATGTTTCACTGAAACCTTACAATACCTTCGGCCTCGACGCCAAAGCCCGCTATTTCGCGGCCTTCGATTCTAAAGAAGCGTTGCGCGAAATACTGGAAAGCAATGAATGGAAAAATGTGCCGCGCATGATCCTGGGTGGAGGCAGCAATGTGTTGCTCACAAAGGATTTCGATGGGCTCGTTCTCAAAAACGAGATCAAAGGGATACATGCCGTTAGGGAAGATGAGGATCATGTGTATGTAAAGGCCGGCGCTGGCGAAAACTGGCATGGCTTTGTGCAATACTGTATTCAGCATAATTTGTCCGGCCTCGAGAACCTGTCGCTCATACCCGGTAACGTAGGCGCCAGCCCGATGCAGAACATTGGTGCGTATGGTGTAGAGATAAAAGATACGTTCTATGAACTGTCGGCTTTACACATGAATGATCATTCGGTGGTAAACTTCAACAACGCCGCCTGTGATTTCGGGTACCGCGAAAGCGTGTTCAAGCGCCAGTACAAAGGGCAGTTCGCGATCTTATCGGTGATTTACAAGCTGAATAAAAAGCATCACTTCAATACCACTTACGGCGCCATTGAGCAGGAGCTGGCGCATATGGGAATTAACCACCTGTCGTTACAGGCGATCAGCCAGGCGGTGATCAACATCCGCAGTTCCAAACTGCCTAACCCGGCGGAGATCGGCAATGCAGGCAGCTTCTTCAAAAACCCGGAGATAGAAGCTTCGCAATACGAATCGCTGAAAGCTACGTTCCCTGAACTGGTGGCCTATCCGTTAGCCAATGGCAGGTATAAACTGGCGGCAGGCTGGCTGATCGAGCAATGCGGACTGAAAGGTTACCGCAAAGGCGATGCAGGCGTGCATGCGAAACAGGCGTTGGTATTGGTGAATTATGGTGGCGCCACCGGACAGGAGATCTATGACCTTTCCACCCACGTGTTGGATACCGTGCGTAGTAAATTCGGCGTATCGCTTGAGAGAGAAGTAAATATAATTTAA
- a CDS encoding type 1 glutamine amidotransferase has product MHIHYFQHVPFEGLGCIADWIARKGHQVSATHWYKQETPPALDAVDWLIVLGGPMGVYDQDRYPWLEVEKNYIRDAVAQGKRVLGICLGAQLVAAALGAKVYPNKEKEIGWFPVHFEKAHPLVDFMPVTEMVFHWHGDTFDLPENAVRFASTPACRNQAFIYGERTVGLQFHFEATATSVDDMIHHGKEELIEATYIQRAEEIRAGNGHIAINNQLMFTLLDRMEK; this is encoded by the coding sequence ATGCATATTCATTATTTTCAGCACGTACCGTTCGAAGGATTGGGTTGTATAGCAGACTGGATAGCCAGGAAAGGCCACCAGGTGAGCGCAACGCACTGGTATAAACAGGAAACGCCGCCAGCATTGGATGCTGTGGACTGGCTGATCGTATTGGGCGGCCCCATGGGGGTTTACGACCAGGACCGTTATCCCTGGCTGGAGGTGGAGAAAAACTACATCCGCGACGCCGTGGCGCAGGGCAAACGTGTACTGGGCATTTGCCTGGGCGCACAGCTGGTAGCAGCCGCGCTTGGTGCCAAAGTATATCCCAATAAAGAAAAAGAAATCGGCTGGTTCCCGGTACACTTCGAAAAGGCACACCCTTTGGTAGATTTTATGCCGGTTACCGAAATGGTATTCCACTGGCACGGCGACACGTTCGATTTGCCGGAAAATGCGGTCCGCTTCGCTTCCACCCCGGCCTGCCGTAACCAGGCCTTTATTTACGGAGAGCGCACCGTCGGCTTACAGTTCCATTTTGAAGCAACCGCCACCTCGGTGGATGACATGATCCATCACGGGAAGGAAGAATTGATAGAAGCAACGTATATTCAACGGGCAGAAGAGATCAGGGCTGGCAACGGGCACATCGCCATTAATAACCAGCTGATGTTTACCTTGCTCGACAGGATGGAAAAATAA